Part of the Paenibacillus sp. JNUCC32 genome is shown below.
TCTTGCTGTTCACCGTCGTTGTCATTGCCGCTGCCATTACGCAAATCGGATATCTGCAGATTACGCGGATGCGCGTAAAGAATGACCTCAAGCTGTTCACGGTGCTGGAAAAAGCCGGACTGTACAGCAGAGAGAAATATGAATCGCTTCAAAAGAACGAAGTGGCGATCAAGAGCTTTGACGGGTTGAAGCTGTGCGGCGCAGCCATTCTAAACAATCCCGGCTCCAAGCACTGGATGCTTCTTGCCCACGGCTATACCGGTTCGCGAGCCGTATCCACCCAATTCATTGATTTGTTTACGGAAGAGGGGTACAACGTGCTCCTGATCGATCAGCGCCGGCATGGACGAAGCGAAGGACGCTATACCACCTACGGTTATTATGAGAAACACGACGTGCAAGCGTGGGTGCGCTGGATTACCCGCAAATACGGCGAGGATGTGGCGATCGGGCTTCATGGACAATCGCTGGGAGGCGGAACCGTGCTGGAGTATTTATCCATCGCTGATCCGCAGGTCAAGCTTGTCATCGCGGATTGCCCGTATTCCGATTTGACGGATTTAATGCGGCATCAGCTCACGCGCATCAACAAAATCCCTTCCGTGCCGTTCCTGTCCTGGGTGAACGCCAGAATTCGGCGTAAAGCCGGGTTCAGCCTCGATCAGGTCAGCCCGATCCGTGCTGTTCGGAACAGCACGCTTCCGGTTATGTTCATCCATGGCACCAAGGATAATTACGTGCCTACCCGAATGAGCATCGAGATGTACGAAGCCAAACCAGACCCGAAAAAACTTCTTCTTATCGAAGGCGCTATCCATGCGAACGCTTATCATGTGGATCCCGAGCAATATCGGGAAGGCGTGCACTCTTTCCTTCGTGAACATATAGATCAACCCGTCCAGGCACCGCTGCCGGAAGCTGCCCGTGCAGCGCAGCCGGAAGCAGCGCCAGCCCAAAGCACCTTCCAACTGGAGCTGGACGGATCCCTTGAGACAGTATAGGACGGCGGCTCAAAAAGCCCCCGCACTGCACGCTGGATCTGCGTGAGTCGGGGGCTTTTTTCAATTGTTATGCTGTTATCTGCCCTACGCCATGGAATCGGCCTTTTTCGGGTTCACCGGTTTAAGCACTTCATCGCAAAGCTCCTTAAGCCTGATCTGGATTTCCTTGAACTCCTCGATCCCGGCTCCCGTGAGGCTGTACCCCTCACCGTGCGCCGTTAGGAAGTTCTCCTCGGTCAAGCGTTCGAGTTCATGCTTAACCTCCCGGTCGCCGACCTTATATCCATGACGCTCCAGCTCGGGCTGCATCTCGCTGATCGTAAGGTCCCGCTCATGGGCGTGATAGAGCATATGAATACCGATAAACAAATTTTGAACGTCTGCGCGCATTCGATCTTCTCTCCCTCCACCTGATTGAATTGATACCTGGTCATGTCATACATTACCCCTGCGACATGGTCAGGAATCAGCCGGATTCGCCGGAGCCTTTCTTCCCATGGCTTGTCCCTTGACGAATATCATATACTTATACTAAGGTGAATGAATCAACGCAAATGAAGGAAGGGCGGATATCCAATGTTTCAAAACACACCCTATGAAGGCACTAGGAGCGAGCAATACGCCCAGGTCCTGAATCAGTTGAAAGCACTTATCCACGACGAGCCGAATGCCATTGCCAACTTGTCCAATGCATCTGCGCTGCTCAATCAGTTCCTGTCCGATACGAATTGGGTCGGCTTCTATCTTTATGATGGCAAAGAGCTGGTGCTCGGGCCATTCCAAGGACTGCCCGCTTGCATCCGGATTCCGATGAATCGCGGAGTTTGCGGAACCGCTGCGGCTAAACAGCAGACACTGCTTGTAGCCGATGTACATGAGTTCCCGGGGCACATTGCCTGCGATGCGGCTTCGAACAGCGAGATTGTGGTGCCCATGATGGTGGATGGCGCATTATATGGCGTTCTGGATATCGACAGTCCGCTCAAGAACCGTTTCGATCAAGAGGATCAAGCCTTTTTGGAGGAATTCGTCCATATATTGGAAGGCCAGCTCACATTATAATTCAGGATGATTTGACGTATTCTTCCGTACACTAACCAAGGATTGAAACCACAATTCTTAGGAGGAATACACAACCATGTATCCAATGAATAACAACAACTCGCAAATTTCGCAGCAAATTCGTCAGTGCGAGCAAATTCTTCAGCAGCTGACCCAGCAAACGCAGCAGGGCTCGGCTATGTACCAGCAGCTGATGCAGCAAGAGCAGCAAAATGCGGCCCGACTCGAGGAACTCGCTCAGCGTGAGCGTCAAGCGGCGCAGATGATCCAAACGGCCCTTCAAGGCCATCAACAGGCGATGCAGCAGTATCAGCAAATCTCCCAGATCGTTAAACAAGTGGAGTATTCCGTACAAGCCCACAACCAAACACAGCATATTCAGCCTTCATACGGCCAACAAGGTTTTCCTAACACACATCAGGGCCAAGGCTTCCAATAAGCATGCTAAAAGGGGTAACCCGCAGGTTCCTAGAATCTGCGGGTTACCCCCTCTATTGCTTTATTCCTTCTCTTCGTTTACGCTGAATTCGATCTCGGCTTGTATCTTATAGCGCTTTGGCTCTTCCCCGTTCGAACCGCTCTGACTCGCGCCCTGCGACATGGAATCAATCACGAAATCCGCGGATCCGTAGACGACGTAGCGCCCGCCCGGAAAACCATCCTTCAGCGAGCGGATGAAATCTTTGAATGTCTTGTCGTCCCTGCTGTCGTATCCACCGCCGATTTTGTAATATTCGCGCAGCGGCTCGCCCTTTTTCAGCTTGGTTGTAATATAGGGCTCGTTCATGGCATAACTGATGTTGTAGTCTCTTGTGAGCTCTTTCATCGGGAAATAAAAAGCGGAGGCCGCATGGCCGATCGTAATCTCATCCTCTTCGCCGATATACTCCAGCTCCCCGTATACTTGAACTTGATCTCCCTGTTCATACTCTTCTTTCTCGCTAACGAGTCGATACACGAAGTCCCCGTCGGTAATTTCCGCCTGATTTCCCCTGGCAGCTTTATTCAATGAAGGTCCAGTCGGATCTGCCCCCTGCATCTCCTGCTTCGCGCAGCCCGTTAACATCAACATCAAGATAAACCCCATATAAAGGTATCTTCTCATCTTTTTTGTTCACCTCAACCTCCAGACGGATGGATTGGGAGCAATGTTGCATAGAAATGCAAAAAAGCCGCATCCAAAACTCCTCAGATTTGCGAAGTTTTGGATGCGGCTTTTGGTTTGCTATATCCCGCAGCCTATGGCCGCAGTCTCGGACTGCATCGAATGTTATGTCTCGTAAATGTTCTTTACCCGTCCCACTTGGCCGTCCTGAAGACGTACTTTAATGCCGTGCGGATGGTTGGGCGAATTGGTCAAAATATCTTTGACCACGCCGCGGGTTAATTTGCCCGTTCTCTGGTCCTGCTTCAGTACGATATCAACCTCAAGCCCCGGTTTGATATTGGAACGCTGTCCACCGTTCATCATCGTCCCTCCTGTTCCTATCTTCATGCTGTTGTCCCGTTCCTACTGTCCACCTTACTGAAATCGAGAGCGAAATGCAAATCGCATAACACAAAGGACTGCCCGTCAAAGATCGTTCAGATCTCCCAACCGGACAGTCCTTCTGTTTTTATTCTAACCATGGATGAATCTTATCCATGGAACGATGTTTTATAGTACGCTTCCGCCGTGCATGAAGCGGTGTTTCCAAGAATCGCCGAAGTTACCTACGAGGACGCCGCCCGATTGTTTCGAGTACGTATGCAGCAGCTTGTTGTCTCCCAGATAGATCGCTACGTGCGTAATCCGCTGTTTGGACTTGTCCAATCCGGCATAAGCGGATGCCGATGAACCTCGGTAACTCATGAAGAATACCAGATCCCCGCGCTTTAATTGATTGACGTTGTATACAGCCGTTCCTTTATCTTTGACGTACTGCCCTTGCTTCCGGGAATCGCTTGGCAGCGTAATGTTAGCACCGTCCATGAATGCGCGGCGGACAAATGCCGAGCAGTCAAAGGTGCTCGTTGAATTGCGGTTAGAACCGAATTCGTACGGCGTGCCCAGATACTTCATGCCTGCACTGATTACTTTTTCAACGCTTGCGCTCGCAGAAGGCGCCGTGCTTCCCGAATTGCCGGAAGTGTTAGAAGATCCGCTGCTTTGGTTAATATATTTAGACGAAGCATATCCTTGCTTGCCGTCCGAAGTCTTGATCTTATACCAGCTTGAGCTCTTGCCCAGAATTTGAACGCGCTCACCCTTATGCACGCGGTCAACGACTTTACCCGAAGTCGAAGGCTTATTGCGCATGTACACATTCGAGCTTGCTACACCTTTGGTTACAGACTGCACGCTGGCAGCAGACACTTCATTCACAGACCCATATCCGTAAGAACCAAGAACCGCTGCTGATAACAGCGCTCCGGCCATCAATTGTTTAAATCTTTTTTTCGAGAAAATAACGATCTCCCCCATCTCGTTTGATTGTGGAATGACGAAAATGTCATTTTCGTGATCCCGCAATCATTATAGACAGGCTGTGTCTCGGGACGCATGCTACCATCCTCACAAAAACACATGCCAACTATTGGTAAAGAGGAGGACTTTAGTCTCTTATTATACTTGAATTTAGTATAAATAGATTATTATAGAAAAAAAACATACCAAAATAACCCAATCGGTCCGGCCTAAAGAAGTCCGGATTTCTTTGTTGGGTCTTTCTGCTTACCATATATATGTATTTTTCCTTGCAATTGCTGCATGAAAGATGACCTTTGGTTCCCTGCCACGCTTTTTAAAAAAAGCCTGTACAGACGGATACCCCATCTGACAGACTCTAGTTTATCGTACCTTCTAAATTTCATTCCACTACAATATTGTAAACTTTTGACCCTATGGCCGCTTGGAATAGAGCGGATATCCAGGGTTTTCCGGTACGTCAATCAGGATGACCCTGACATTCTCTTGCGCCTTAAGGCTTATCGTCTCACCGAGCACCGTATCGATTACCATAAAGTCCCGATGTTGAAACAGGAGGCTATCCTCTTCCGTGCTAAAGCTGCCGGCTCCCCTTACGGCAAGCGCAGCCGCACGCCTGCCGGTTTTCAGTTCATATCGTGCTTCGTGCCCGGCCAGAATTTGAATATCCAGCATCCTCACGTCCACGGACAGATCGGTTGGCGCGGAACCGCCGATCATCGTTTTGACCAATCCCCCCTGGATACGGGTTACCGGATAGGAGTCCGGACGATACTGACGACAGGCAGGGTTTTGCTTCAATGAATCGCGAAGATACGGCTCAAACCAAATTTGGAATCCTTCTGCATCCGGCCCGGTCAGAAGTTCCTCATGCGTAAGTCCGGAACCGGCCCTCATCAATTGCAGGCCTCCTGGCCCTATTATGCTGTGCGTACCATGCGAATCCTCATGGTCGCACTTTCCCTGAATCATATAAGTCACGATTTCAAAACCCTGATGGGGATGAGACGCAATATAGCCTTCGACGGGCGAACGAAACCAGGACCAATAGAAAAGCGGCCCTACCCGGGTCACGGCTGACCCTTCTCCGGAGAAACCGATCGGCTTCAACTCCGTTATCCTTCCTCCATCGAGTGAGCCCTTGCCCTGATTCTCGGGTGGATATACATTTCCTATCATGTCCAGTCTCCTCCTTTCACCCATCCATGATGGATCTTGAACAGGTGCTGCATTGATTATCTTGGCTTTAAGATAGTATCAACGATAACCGAACAGATATCAACATCCTTTAATTCCCTGATTTGAGAATGCATATTTGCGAATCATTTTTCAGTTTATTTTCAGTTCGCGTTCAGATTTCATTCAGCTACGGCACGTATGATAAAGTTGAAGGAATGAAAGAAGAGGAGTTTTGTGTCATGGGATCCATGCATCGTATTCGCGTTTTGCTTGTGGATGACGAGCCGCACATACTGCAATTTCTGGAGCTTGGTCTCCAAAATGAAGGGTTTGAGGTGCGCACGGCCTCCGATGGGGAATGTGCGTTAAGGGAAGCAGCCAGCTTCGAGCCGCATGTCATCGTTCTGGATGTGATGATGCCGGGAATGGACGGTCTTGCGGTGTGCAGACGCTTGAAGGAGGAAGGCAGGGATGTTGCGGTCATTATGCTTACCGCGAAGGATGAGATCGATGACCGTGTAACGGGCCTTATGACCGGAGCGGACGACTACATGGCCAAACCCTTCAGTTTCGAAGAGCTGCTGGCCCGCATTCAAGCTCGGCTCCGCAATCAGTTCCCGAGCCTGCTGGGCGAAATCCGGCTCGGGCCATTCACCATCGATGACCGCAAGAAAGAAATTTCATACCTGGGGGAAGCCTTGGAGCTTTCCCCTACGGAATATAAATTGCTCAAACTGCTTGTGACCAAACACGGCAGCGTTCTGAGCAAATCGAACATATTGAATATTGTGTGGGATTATGATTTTGGGGGAGAGGATAACATCGTGGAGGTCTATATCCGATCCCTGCGAGAGAAGCTCGGAGACAAGGAGCATCGGGTCATTCGCACGCTTCGCGGAGCCGGCTACCGGGTGGATTTGCCATGAGTTTCCGAAACCGCATACGCGCATCTCGGCCAACGTCTCTGCGCACGCAGCTCCTGTCGCGTTCCCTTCTCGTCTTGGCGCTTCTGCTCGTGCTGATCGGGGCGCTGCAATATGTATTGATGAAAAACGCCCTGTTCCGCAATCAGGCCGAGGCGCTTTCGCTTCAGGTCCGCTCTATCCCCGTGGAGATGTGGGAGCCTGATCGCGTGCAACATAACCGGCCTTCTGTTCCGAATAACGACGCCCATGCGGGCATGCCCCGCCAGGAGAATAGACCTTTGCTCTTTCTGCCGAATATGTCGCTTGCCAAGATCGCAACGAACGGAAGCTACACCGACCTGGCCAGTGACAACGGTCTGTCCGCTCCGCAGCTGGCAGCAGAGGCTTATACCTCGATTCTGGAGCAATTCAAAGAGCGTATGCCCGTTCCGTACGAAGTGACTGACGATGCCCAAGGCACCGAGCAGATCGTTGTCTTTCGCCCTTACGGCAGCCCTAACAGCCCTTCCGGTATACTGCAGCTTGGAATGGATACGCAGCCGCTCCATGCCGTTCTGCTGCGGCAGCTGCTGATATTTGCCGTGCTGGCTTTGCTTGCCATGGCTGGCGGGATCGCATTGTACCTGCCATTGCTGCGCAGGACGCTTAACCCGCTGAGCCGAATGGTCGAAACAGTGGAACGAACGGATGCCGGAAACTTGGCGGAGCGATTTCCGGCCATGCAGGGTCAGCAGGAGATTGACCGTTTGGCCCAATCGTTTAACGGCATGCTGAAAAGGCTTGAGGGAGCGTTTGAAGCGGAACGCGAGGCGAAAGAGCAGATGCGGAGGTTTATTGCCGATGCTTCCCATGAGCTGCGCACGCCGCTTACTTCGATTCACGGCTTTCTGGAGGTGCTCGGCCGCGGCGCCGCCGACAACAAGGAGCAGCTCCATGCAGCACTGTCCAGCATGCACGGCGAATCGAAGCGCATGAAGAAATTGGTCGAGGATTTGCTTCTGTTGGCCAAACTTGACCGTAAGCCGGAGCTTCATCTGCAGGATACCCGGCTGGATCGGCTGCTGCTTGAGATGGAGCCTCATCTCAGGATGCTCGCTCAAGGCAGAAACGTAACGATTCAAGCGGCAGCCGTGCTGTGCCGGTGTGACTCCGACAAGATCAAGCAGGTCATCTACAACCTGTTTCATAATGCGGTACAGCATACTGATTCCGACACAGGGCGGATTACCGTTGCGGTGGATAAAACCAAGGACCATGCCGTACTGCTGGTCAGCGACAATGGAGCCGGGATTTCGAAGGAGCATCTGCCCCATCTGTTCGAGCGGTTCTACCGCATCGATGAATCCCGGACCCGGCAGCACGGCGGTGCAGGTCTTGGACTGTCCATCACCCAGTCCATCATGAACGCGCATGGCGGCCAAATGAGCGTGGACAGCACGGTTAACCAAGGAACGGTTTTTCGTGCAGAGTGGCCGGGCATCATTCCTTAGCCTGAAATACTCCTTCATGCACCAGTTCATTCAAGGATCGTCGGTCCGTAGGGACCTCCCGTTCCTGCAGCGTC
Proteins encoded:
- a CDS encoding YwbE family protein, which gives rise to MNGGQRSNIKPGLEVDIVLKQDQRTGKLTRGVVKDILTNSPNHPHGIKVRLQDGQVGRVKNIYET
- a CDS encoding pirin family protein, translating into MIGNVYPPENQGKGSLDGGRITELKPIGFSGEGSAVTRVGPLFYWSWFRSPVEGYIASHPHQGFEIVTYMIQGKCDHEDSHGTHSIIGPGGLQLMRAGSGLTHEELLTGPDAEGFQIWFEPYLRDSLKQNPACRQYRPDSYPVTRIQGGLVKTMIGGSAPTDLSVDVRMLDIQILAGHEARYELKTGRRAAALAVRGAGSFSTEEDSLLFQHRDFMVIDTVLGETISLKAQENVRVILIDVPENPGYPLYSKRP
- a CDS encoding sensor histidine kinase, yielding MSFRNRIRASRPTSLRTQLLSRSLLVLALLLVLIGALQYVLMKNALFRNQAEALSLQVRSIPVEMWEPDRVQHNRPSVPNNDAHAGMPRQENRPLLFLPNMSLAKIATNGSYTDLASDNGLSAPQLAAEAYTSILEQFKERMPVPYEVTDDAQGTEQIVVFRPYGSPNSPSGILQLGMDTQPLHAVLLRQLLIFAVLALLAMAGGIALYLPLLRRTLNPLSRMVETVERTDAGNLAERFPAMQGQQEIDRLAQSFNGMLKRLEGAFEAEREAKEQMRRFIADASHELRTPLTSIHGFLEVLGRGAADNKEQLHAALSSMHGESKRMKKLVEDLLLLAKLDRKPELHLQDTRLDRLLLEMEPHLRMLAQGRNVTIQAAAVLCRCDSDKIKQVIYNLFHNAVQHTDSDTGRITVAVDKTKDHAVLLVSDNGAGISKEHLPHLFERFYRIDESRTRQHGGAGLGLSITQSIMNAHGGQMSVDSTVNQGTVFRAEWPGIIP
- a CDS encoding alpha/beta hydrolase, encoding MYIAIVLLFTVVVIAAAITQIGYLQITRMRVKNDLKLFTVLEKAGLYSREKYESLQKNEVAIKSFDGLKLCGAAILNNPGSKHWMLLAHGYTGSRAVSTQFIDLFTEEGYNVLLIDQRRHGRSEGRYTTYGYYEKHDVQAWVRWITRKYGEDVAIGLHGQSLGGGTVLEYLSIADPQVKLVIADCPYSDLTDLMRHQLTRINKIPSVPFLSWVNARIRRKAGFSLDQVSPIRAVRNSTLPVMFIHGTKDNYVPTRMSIEMYEAKPDPKKLLLIEGAIHANAYHVDPEQYREGVHSFLREHIDQPVQAPLPEAARAAQPEAAPAQSTFQLELDGSLETV
- a CDS encoding GAF domain-containing protein, whose amino-acid sequence is MFQNTPYEGTRSEQYAQVLNQLKALIHDEPNAIANLSNASALLNQFLSDTNWVGFYLYDGKELVLGPFQGLPACIRIPMNRGVCGTAAAKQQTLLVADVHEFPGHIACDAASNSEIVVPMMVDGALYGVLDIDSPLKNRFDQEDQAFLEEFVHILEGQLTL
- a CDS encoding response regulator transcription factor, with product MGSMHRIRVLLVDDEPHILQFLELGLQNEGFEVRTASDGECALREAASFEPHVIVLDVMMPGMDGLAVCRRLKEEGRDVAVIMLTAKDEIDDRVTGLMTGADDYMAKPFSFEELLARIQARLRNQFPSLLGEIRLGPFTIDDRKKEISYLGEALELSPTEYKLLKLLVTKHGSVLSKSNILNIVWDYDFGGEDNIVEVYIRSLREKLGDKEHRVIRTLRGAGYRVDLP
- a CDS encoding C40 family peptidase; protein product: MGEIVIFSKKRFKQLMAGALLSAAVLGSYGYGSVNEVSAASVQSVTKGVASSNVYMRNKPSTSGKVVDRVHKGERVQILGKSSSWYKIKTSDGKQGYASSKYINQSSGSSNTSGNSGSTAPSASASVEKVISAGMKYLGTPYEFGSNRNSTSTFDCSAFVRRAFMDGANITLPSDSRKQGQYVKDKGTAVYNVNQLKRGDLVFFMSYRGSSASAYAGLDKSKQRITHVAIYLGDNKLLHTYSKQSGGVLVGNFGDSWKHRFMHGGSVL